From Thermodesulforhabdaceae bacterium:
CTGGTTATGGAGCCAAGATGTTCCTGCGGGGAAGTCCTTGAAGAAAGCTTTGTTTGTATAAAGTGCGGAAAAGCCTGTGATATCTCTTGCTTTGTATGCAAAACAGCCGATGTTGCTTCGGTTGCAGAAAAACTTATAAGAGGCAATCCAGAATTTCGACACTTTAAGCTGTATCTTTTAAGGGGAGGTCTATGAGCGAAACAATTAATAACGCTGAAGTATTGACGGAAGAAAGCCGTATCTGCTTTGCCTGTAATGAAAATCTTCCATGTTTTACTCAATGCTGTCGAGATGTTAACATTTACCTCACTCCATACGATGTTCTAAGATTGAGAAAAGCTCTCGGAATGGGCTCATCAGAGTTTCTTAATCGTTACACTCGTTCCTTTCTTGCAAAAATAACTCATATCCCGGTCGTTCAGCTCATTATGGATCCACAAACTCTTGCCTGCCCCTTCGTAACATCCTCGGGATGTAAAGTTTATAACGACCGTCCCTGGTCATGCCGAATGTATCCTCTGGACATCGATGTTAAGCACCCAGGCTGTTACAAGCTTATAAGATCATCAGAAAAATGCCTTGGACTTAAAGAAAAAGACGAATGGACGGTAGCGGAGTGGCTCAC
This genomic window contains:
- a CDS encoding YkgJ family cysteine cluster protein, giving the protein MSETINNAEVLTEESRICFACNENLPCFTQCCRDVNIYLTPYDVLRLRKALGMGSSEFLNRYTRSFLAKITHIPVVQLIMDPQTLACPFVTSSGCKVYNDRPWSCRMYPLDIDVKHPGCYKLIRSSEKCLGLKEKDEWTVAEWLTSQGINPYKEMEALYQSVMPPQFSPGSKMDAGLGKLLFLAYDLDTFKEMIQHPSFRKFHGVDEESYQQAMEDEEKLLMLAFSYIRTQLQELFNVM